One Nostoc punctiforme PCC 73102 DNA window includes the following coding sequences:
- a CDS encoding glycoside hydrolase family 43 protein — translation MATVKYNAESPSKRNLLLSASLNSPFCCYLALVNFAALEFINFTFGDRNIYRIEMQTYTNPVYKGYFADPFVWQHEGVYYAIGTGAAEAEGTVDEIPDAANINSNNKSRVFPLLRSFDFVNWDYVGNALLRPDPALGDNFWAPEVAYCNRQFYLYYSVGHEDKNHQLRVATSDTPLGPYQDIGESLVDPKSCPFAIDPHPFRDDDGQWYLFYARDFLDTSDRARAGTALVVDKLQSMTKLVGEGKVVLRARSDWQRFLANRLMYGEIYDWHTLEGPCVRKHEGKYYCFYSGGRWETDNYGVDYGVADNVMGPYSDAGNETGPRVLKSVPNFVRGPGHNSIVLGPDGKTEYVVYHAWTENMDMRQICLDMLIWKPEGPCCNGPTWTPQTISNY, via the coding sequence GTGGCTACCGTTAAGTACAATGCTGAATCCCCTTCTAAGCGGAACCTCCTACTTTCTGCCTCCTTAAATTCACCCTTTTGCTGCTACCTTGCTTTAGTTAACTTTGCTGCTCTAGAATTTATTAACTTCACATTTGGCGATCGCAATATTTACAGAATTGAAATGCAAACTTATACTAATCCAGTCTACAAAGGTTATTTTGCCGACCCTTTTGTTTGGCAACACGAAGGGGTATATTATGCAATCGGCACTGGCGCAGCAGAAGCAGAAGGAACGGTAGATGAAATACCGGATGCAGCAAATATTAACTCCAATAACAAATCGCGTGTCTTTCCTCTGTTACGCTCTTTCGACTTTGTAAACTGGGATTATGTTGGTAACGCACTATTGCGGCCAGATCCAGCCCTTGGCGATAATTTTTGGGCCCCCGAAGTTGCTTACTGCAATCGCCAGTTTTATCTCTACTACTCAGTGGGACATGAAGACAAGAATCATCAGTTACGTGTGGCTACAAGCGATACTCCATTAGGCCCTTATCAAGATATTGGTGAGTCACTTGTAGATCCAAAATCTTGTCCTTTTGCGATCGATCCACACCCATTCCGGGATGACGATGGACAATGGTATTTGTTTTACGCCCGTGACTTTCTGGATACATCGGATAGAGCGCGTGCTGGCACAGCATTAGTTGTAGATAAACTCCAAAGCATGACTAAGCTTGTTGGTGAAGGGAAAGTGGTTTTACGTGCGCGATCCGATTGGCAACGGTTTTTAGCCAACCGTTTGATGTACGGTGAAATTTATGATTGGCATACTTTAGAAGGTCCTTGCGTTCGTAAGCATGAAGGGAAATACTACTGCTTTTATAGTGGTGGACGTTGGGAAACTGATAACTATGGTGTAGATTATGGCGTTGCTGACAACGTGATGGGGCCTTACTCTGATGCAGGTAACGAAACCGGGCCACGGGTGCTAAAGTCTGTTCCTAATTTTGTTAGAGGGCCGGGACATAACTCTATTGTTCTTGGGCCAGATGGTAAGACTGAGTATGTTGTTTACCATGCTTGGACGGAAAATATGGATATGCGGCAAATCTGTTTAGATATGCTGATCTGGAAACCAGAAGGGCCATGTTGCAATGGCCCTACCTGGACACCGCAGACTATCAGCAACTATTGA
- the galK gene encoding galactokinase, which translates to MDFQQVFGKPPETQASAPGRVNLLGEHTDYNDGFVLPTAIPQSTTVQLGLSSDSHHHFYSENLNEQVSILDINHSPSGFASYIFGCIEVLQKAGYKIPSLCVYVKSSVPMGSGLSSSAALEVATLRAVRQLLNFPIDDVEIAQFAQQAEIHYAGVQCGIMDQMASSLADTEHILFLDTRTLKRRVMPLPDNAEILVIDSGVPRTLATSGYNQRRAECEEAARSLGVKALRDITDVEVTEKLPEPLRRRARHVVTEDNRVLEVLQGVSSERFGELMNASHASLRDDYEVSVPALDTLVELLQKTPGVFGARLTGAGFGGASVALVVAGEARSIATHVLEQYKQAGYNGQILVPSLELSDAA; encoded by the coding sequence ATGGATTTTCAACAAGTATTCGGTAAACCACCTGAAACTCAAGCCAGTGCTCCAGGAAGAGTAAATTTACTAGGCGAACATACCGACTATAACGATGGCTTCGTTCTGCCAACTGCGATTCCTCAATCCACGACGGTACAGCTAGGTTTGAGTAGCGATAGCCACCATCACTTTTACTCGGAAAATCTGAACGAGCAAGTGAGCATTTTAGATATAAACCATTCCCCGTCTGGATTTGCCAGTTATATTTTTGGCTGTATTGAAGTTTTACAAAAAGCAGGATACAAAATACCATCACTTTGTGTCTACGTTAAATCATCGGTTCCTATGGGTTCGGGTTTGTCTAGCAGCGCGGCTTTGGAAGTGGCAACACTTCGGGCAGTACGCCAACTTCTGAACTTTCCCATTGATGATGTTGAAATCGCCCAATTTGCCCAGCAAGCAGAAATTCACTATGCTGGCGTGCAGTGCGGCATCATGGATCAGATGGCTTCTAGCTTGGCTGATACTGAACATATCTTGTTTTTAGATACTCGGACTTTAAAACGCCGGGTGATGCCTTTGCCAGACAACGCCGAAATTTTGGTGATTGATAGCGGTGTACCCCGCACCCTGGCAACTAGTGGTTATAATCAGCGTCGGGCTGAATGTGAGGAGGCGGCGCGATCGCTAGGAGTTAAGGCACTGCGAGATATTACTGATGTTGAAGTAACAGAAAAACTACCCGAACCTCTACGGCGGCGTGCCCGTCATGTGGTTACAGAAGATAACCGCGTCTTGGAAGTGTTGCAGGGAGTCTCATCTGAGCGCTTTGGTGAATTGATGAACGCATCCCACGCCAGTTTGAGAGACGATTACGAAGTATCCGTACCTGCACTGGATACTCTAGTAGAACTGTTGCAAAAAACTCCGGGAGTGTTTGGTGCAAGACTCACAGGTGCGGGTTTTGGCGGGGCAAGTGTCGCTTTAGTTGTGGCTGGTGAAGCGAGAAGTATTGCAACCCATGTTCTTGAACAATACAAGCAAGCAGGTTACAACGGACAAATTTTGGTTCCTTCCTTGGAGTTAAGTGATGCAGCCTAA
- a CDS encoding cupin domain-containing protein, which produces MQPKVVYGNAAVEGVNRWGWFMGHFITPEDDPRSTEMLEVKWAVHKAGDSRTEWAVNNQAATLSILIDGEFRLQFEDREILLSREGDYVLWCAGVPHWWVAESDCTILTVRWPSKPGDSVALPEESKS; this is translated from the coding sequence ATGCAGCCTAAAGTTGTTTATGGAAATGCAGCCGTTGAAGGTGTAAATCGTTGGGGATGGTTCATGGGTCACTTTATCACCCCTGAAGACGATCCACGTTCCACGGAAATGCTAGAAGTAAAATGGGCTGTTCACAAAGCAGGTGACAGTAGAACTGAATGGGCAGTAAACAACCAAGCTGCTACCCTTTCAATTCTCATTGACGGAGAATTTCGCCTGCAATTTGAAGATAGAGAAATTTTATTATCTCGTGAAGGTGATTATGTTCTTTGGTGTGCAGGCGTTCCCCATTGGTGGGTTGCTGAGTCCGACTGCACTATTCTGACTGTCAGATGGCCTTCAAAGCCAGGCGATAGTGTTGCATTGCCTGAAGAGTCAAAGAGTTAG
- a CDS encoding M24 family metallopeptidase: protein MNEEVSKKLELIRQTLRESEVQGVRLRGTDWFAWATAGASNTVLLTAETGVAEVLVTTEDAWVLTDEIEAQRLKDEELPANFKVHINPWADAAARESFVRDATSGKIAISDRPISNLEKPLPPSLRKHKRVMMSSELERYRQVGQKASQAMTEVLKAAKPTWTEYQLAGAGAEALWAKGLHPALTLVAGERRLPLYRHATPTGEQIGRQAMLVFCARGYGLYANLTRFVCFGELSGEQAELHSHVREIEAVVLNLCQPGTSLNAVYHALAQAYEQHGFPNAIREHHQGGTTGYLAREIVANPTTTDTLTEGIAVAWNPSLPGAKVEDTFVILKDGKLENLTFDPNFPSVEVEARLRPVPLYN from the coding sequence ATGAATGAAGAAGTCTCCAAAAAACTAGAGTTAATCAGGCAAACCTTGCGTGAATCTGAAGTGCAAGGCGTGCGTTTGCGTGGTACAGACTGGTTTGCCTGGGCGACGGCTGGCGCTTCTAATACCGTGCTGCTGACTGCTGAAACTGGCGTAGCAGAAGTATTAGTAACTACTGAAGATGCTTGGGTATTGACGGATGAAATTGAAGCGCAGCGTCTTAAGGATGAAGAACTGCCTGCTAATTTTAAGGTGCATATCAACCCTTGGGCTGATGCTGCTGCCCGTGAGTCTTTTGTTCGTGATGCCACTAGCGGCAAAATAGCAATTAGCGATCGCCCCATCTCCAATTTAGAAAAGCCGTTACCCCCATCTCTGCGAAAACATAAACGGGTAATGATGTCAAGTGAATTAGAGCGATATCGTCAAGTTGGGCAAAAAGCTAGTCAGGCAATGACAGAGGTACTCAAAGCCGCCAAGCCAACTTGGACAGAATATCAATTAGCGGGTGCGGGTGCAGAGGCTTTATGGGCGAAAGGGTTGCATCCAGCGCTGACACTGGTAGCGGGTGAGAGGCGTTTACCCTTATACCGTCATGCTACACCCACTGGAGAACAGATTGGACGGCAAGCGATGCTGGTGTTTTGCGCTAGAGGTTACGGTTTGTATGCAAATCTGACTCGATTTGTTTGTTTTGGTGAGCTTTCAGGCGAACAGGCCGAATTGCATTCCCATGTGCGTGAAATAGAAGCAGTAGTTTTGAATTTGTGCCAACCCGGAACCAGTCTCAATGCAGTTTATCACGCCCTAGCTCAGGCTTATGAGCAGCATGGATTTCCCAATGCCATCCGCGAACACCACCAGGGAGGAACCACTGGATATTTAGCGCGAGAAATCGTCGCAAATCCAACTACTACTGATACTTTGACAGAAGGCATTGCTGTTGCTTGGAATCCCAGTTTACCGGGGGCAAAGGTTGAAGATACTTTTGTGATTCTCAAGGATGGAAAGTTGGAAAATCTGACTTTCGATCCAAATTTTCCTAGTGTTGAGGTAGAAGCAAGATTGCGCCCTGTACCTTTGTACAATTAA
- a CDS encoding glycoside hydrolase family 2 protein, which produces MKLLDLDNPEVKLASKTDSNFVDLTATHPRPLLKRSRWQSLNGLWKFSFDDQGKCVEPSDFSQWSNYIEVPYAPESTKSGINDRGFHPNCWYEREFETPPGDGRLLLHFGAVDYRARVWVNDKYIAEHEGGHTSFTLDITHALNDSGTTKVTVWAQDDPHDLAKPRGKQDWHLKPHSIWYPRTSGIWQTVWLERVGETYIGNLRWIPDCERWEIGFEAGLAGNLLTSGVQIKIKLSAGGRVLASDTYEIFNGEITRRIVLSDPGIDDCRNELLWSPEKPTLIDAQIQLWDKDCLLDEVQSYTAMRTVSIQRDRFMLNGRPYYLRLVLDQGYWPETLMTPPSDEALRHDVELVKAMGFNGVRKHQKIEDPRFLYWADVLGLLVWEEMPSAYRFTPKAVERMTHEWTEIIKRDVSHPCIVAWVPFNESWGVPNLVETAAHRNYVLAMYHLTKTLDPTRPVIGNDGWESTDTDILAIHDYERQPERLAHRYRADIQISDLFERSRPGGRILTLDNYPHQGQPVMLTEFGGIAYAPIDQPNADQAWGYEHCSNISELEMKYAALLKTVNDIELFSGFCYTQLTDTFQEANGLLYGDRTPKFPIEAIRAATLSGQGLCTPTSC; this is translated from the coding sequence ATGAAATTGTTAGATTTAGACAATCCTGAGGTTAAATTAGCCTCTAAAACTGATAGTAATTTTGTGGACTTAACAGCAACACACCCACGGCCATTGTTAAAGCGATCGCGCTGGCAATCTTTAAATGGGCTGTGGAAATTTTCATTTGATGACCAGGGAAAATGTGTCGAACCCAGCGATTTTAGTCAATGGTCTAATTATATAGAAGTTCCTTATGCGCCCGAATCTACCAAAAGTGGGATTAACGATCGCGGGTTTCATCCAAACTGCTGGTATGAGCGAGAATTTGAAACACCACCAGGGGACGGCAGATTACTGTTACACTTTGGCGCTGTGGACTATCGCGCTCGTGTGTGGGTAAACGATAAATACATAGCCGAGCATGAAGGCGGACACACCTCTTTCACTCTCGATATTACCCATGCCTTAAATGACAGTGGTACTACAAAGGTAACAGTGTGGGCGCAAGACGATCCGCACGACCTCGCCAAACCTCGTGGTAAACAAGATTGGCACTTGAAACCCCATAGTATTTGGTATCCTCGCACAAGTGGTATTTGGCAAACAGTTTGGCTGGAACGTGTAGGTGAGACTTATATCGGTAATCTTCGTTGGATTCCCGACTGCGAACGGTGGGAAATTGGGTTTGAAGCTGGGCTGGCTGGTAATTTACTTACTTCGGGTGTACAAATTAAAATTAAACTCAGCGCTGGCGGTCGGGTGTTAGCAAGCGATACCTATGAAATATTCAATGGAGAAATTACCCGCCGCATTGTTCTGAGCGATCCGGGTATTGACGATTGCCGTAATGAATTACTGTGGAGTCCAGAAAAGCCGACGCTGATAGATGCTCAAATTCAGCTATGGGATAAAGATTGTCTTTTAGATGAAGTGCAATCTTATACAGCGATGCGGACTGTGAGCATTCAGCGCGATCGCTTTATGCTCAACGGTCGCCCCTACTATCTGCGGCTAGTTCTCGACCAAGGCTATTGGCCTGAGACATTAATGACTCCACCCAGTGACGAAGCATTACGACATGATGTAGAACTCGTCAAAGCTATGGGTTTTAACGGAGTACGCAAACACCAAAAAATTGAAGACCCCCGCTTTTTATATTGGGCAGACGTTTTAGGGTTGTTAGTATGGGAGGAGATGCCCAGCGCTTACCGCTTCACACCGAAAGCTGTGGAACGGATGACCCATGAATGGACGGAAATCATCAAGCGAGATGTCAGCCATCCTTGTATTGTGGCGTGGGTGCCGTTTAATGAATCTTGGGGTGTGCCAAATTTGGTTGAAACGGCGGCTCATCGTAACTACGTGTTAGCTATGTATCATCTGACTAAAACTCTCGATCCAACTCGCCCAGTAATTGGTAACGATGGTTGGGAAAGTACAGATACTGACATCCTCGCTATTCACGACTATGAACGCCAGCCTGAGCGATTAGCCCATCGCTACAGAGCGGATATTCAAATATCGGATTTATTTGAGCGTAGCCGTCCTGGGGGGCGTATCCTCACCCTGGATAACTATCCCCATCAGGGACAACCAGTGATGTTGACCGAGTTTGGTGGCATCGCTTATGCCCCCATTGACCAACCTAATGCCGATCAAGCTTGGGGATATGAACACTGCTCAAATATCTCCGAACTAGAAATGAAATACGCTGCTCTGCTCAAAACAGTTAATGACATTGAGCTATTTAGCGGATTCTGTTACACACAATTAACTGATACCTTTCAAGAAGCTAACGGTTTATTGTATGGCGATCGCACGCCGAAATTTCCCATTGAGGCAATCCGCGCAGCAACCCTCTCAGGACAAGGTTTATGTACTCCCACAAGCTGTTAA
- a CDS encoding DUF4383 domain-containing protein — translation MENINQAKMIERYIALAIGITYLLLGLAGFVPALVSLPGTSESFVPLDESAGAYSAGFGYIFGAIPTNFLHNIVRCAVGLLGITSYNNTTTARLFNRGFAVSYALLAIIGLLPLGKTFFGLMPLFGANVLLNALAAIAAGYYSVVIPAKVSGVNVSQNLQ, via the coding sequence ATGGAAAACATTAATCAGGCAAAAATGATCGAGCGTTACATTGCTTTGGCTATCGGAATCACTTATTTACTTTTAGGTTTAGCTGGATTTGTACCAGCCTTGGTTTCATTACCAGGAACGAGCGAATCTTTTGTTCCACTTGATGAATCTGCTGGTGCTTATTCTGCGGGTTTTGGTTATATCTTTGGCGCAATTCCCACCAATTTTTTGCATAACATTGTACGTTGCGCCGTAGGATTATTAGGAATTACTTCTTACAACAACACTACCACTGCGCGTCTATTCAATCGTGGTTTTGCAGTTTCTTATGCCTTGCTAGCCATCATCGGATTATTGCCTTTGGGTAAGACATTTTTCGGTTTAATGCCATTGTTCGGCGCTAATGTTTTGCTTAATGCATTAGCTGCGATCGCAGCTGGCTACTATAGCGTTGTTATACCAGCGAAAGTGAGCGGTGTTAATGTATCGCAAAATCTTCAATAG
- the galT gene encoding galactose-1-phosphate uridylyltransferase, producing MYSHKLLKPDGRKLKLYSRYPITSQLEATSPSNEPVQANPHLRWHPLRGEWVAYASHRQGRTFMPPPEYNPLAPTTNPEFPTELPQGKYDVAVFDNRFPSMTPTANNPPDTIVETLPANGACEVVVFTQDARASLSSLELDHLDLLLEVWGDRTRELGLNPQIQYVLPFENKGVEVGVTLHHPHGQIYAYPFIPPVPARMLSMQQEYYEKHRRGLLQDLIQKEIADNRRIIYQDEYAIAFVPVCARYPYEVWIAPKEPVSTFMDLTPEQRWGLAKALKTVTLKYDGLWNRPFPYLMAWFQAPTDGLAHPEAHLHAEFFPPYRTSERLKYLAGTELAAGMFANDALPEEKAKELQAVVVNIEEPISV from the coding sequence ATGTACTCCCACAAGCTGTTAAAGCCCGACGGACGCAAACTAAAGTTATACAGTCGCTACCCAATTACTAGTCAGTTAGAAGCCACTAGCCCTAGTAATGAGCCAGTGCAAGCTAATCCCCACTTGCGCTGGCACCCCTTGCGGGGTGAATGGGTAGCTTATGCGAGTCACCGTCAAGGGCGGACATTCATGCCGCCCCCAGAATATAATCCCCTCGCACCTACCACCAACCCTGAGTTCCCAACAGAACTACCCCAAGGTAAGTATGACGTGGCAGTGTTTGATAACCGCTTTCCCTCAATGACTCCCACAGCCAACAATCCACCTGATACCATCGTGGAAACGTTACCAGCTAATGGAGCCTGTGAGGTAGTGGTTTTTACGCAAGATGCCCGCGCCTCCTTGAGTTCCTTAGAGTTGGATCATCTAGATTTGTTGTTGGAAGTCTGGGGCGATCGCACCCGCGAACTAGGACTAAATCCGCAAATTCAGTATGTGCTGCCCTTTGAAAATAAAGGGGTAGAGGTGGGTGTAACATTGCACCATCCCCACGGGCAAATTTACGCCTATCCTTTTATACCGCCTGTTCCGGCGCGGATGCTGTCAATGCAGCAGGAGTATTATGAAAAACATCGGCGGGGTTTACTGCAAGACTTGATTCAGAAGGAAATTGCAGACAATCGACGGATTATTTATCAAGATGAGTATGCGATCGCATTTGTCCCCGTATGCGCTCGTTACCCCTATGAAGTCTGGATTGCACCGAAAGAGCCAGTTAGCACTTTCATGGATCTTACCCCAGAACAACGTTGGGGACTTGCCAAAGCGTTAAAAACTGTCACTCTCAAGTATGACGGTTTGTGGAATCGCCCGTTTCCTTACTTGATGGCTTGGTTCCAAGCACCCACGGATGGTTTAGCCCATCCAGAAGCGCATTTACACGCCGAGTTTTTTCCACCATATCGGACAAGCGAAAGGCTGAAGTATCTGGCGGGAACCGAACTTGCAGCCGGGATGTTTGCCAATGATGCTTTACCAGAAGAAAAAGCAAAGGAACTACAAGCTGTGGTGGTAAATATTGAAGAACCGATTTCGGTGTGA
- the psaB gene encoding photosystem I core protein PsaB: protein MATKYPKFNQDLAQDPTTRRIWYAIATGNDFESHDGMTEENLYQKIFATHFGHVAIIFLWASSLLFHVAWQGNFEQWIKDPLHIRPIAHAIWDPHFGKAAVQAFTQGGAPYPVNIAYSGVYHWWYTIGMRTNNDLYQGSVFLLLLAALFLFAGWLHLQPKYRPSLAWFKSAEPRLNHHLAGLFGVSSLAWAGHLIHVAIPESRGQHVGWNNFLTTLPHPAGLAPFWRGDWGVYAQNPDTAGHLFGTSQGAGTAILTFLGGFHPQTESLWLTDMAHHHLAIAVIFIVAGHMYRTNFGIGHSIKEMLNSKKFFGIQTEGQFNLPHQGLYDTYNNSLHFQLSLHLAALGTALSLVAQHMYSMPPYAFIGKDYTTQAALYTHHQYIAGFLMIGAFAHAGIFWVRDYDPEQNKGNVLERVLQHKEAIISHLSWVSLFLGFHTLGLYVHNDVVVAFGTPEKQILIEPVFAQFIQSAHGKLLYGMDTLLSNPDSIAYTAWPNYGNVWLPNWTAAINSGTNSLFLTIGPGDFLVHHAIALGLHTTTLICVKGALDARGTKLMPDKKDFGFTFPCDGPGRGGTCQTSSWEQSFYLAIFWMLNLLGWVTFYWHWKHLGVWQGNVAQFNENSTYLMGWFRDYLWANSAQLINGYNPYGTNNLSVWAWMFLFGHLVWATGFMFLISWRGYWQELIETLVWAHERTPLANLVHWKDKPVALSIVQGWLVGLAHFTVGYILTYAAFLIASTAGKFG, encoded by the coding sequence ATGGCCACAAAATATCCTAAATTTAACCAGGATCTCGCACAAGACCCGACTACACGTCGGATCTGGTATGCGATCGCTACGGGAAATGATTTTGAAAGCCATGATGGTATGACCGAGGAAAATCTTTACCAAAAGATTTTCGCTACTCACTTCGGTCACGTGGCAATCATATTTCTGTGGGCATCTAGCTTATTATTCCACGTAGCTTGGCAAGGTAATTTTGAACAGTGGATTAAAGATCCGCTGCATATTCGCCCAATCGCCCACGCAATTTGGGACCCTCATTTCGGTAAAGCAGCAGTACAAGCTTTTACCCAAGGGGGCGCTCCCTATCCTGTTAACATTGCTTACTCTGGTGTCTACCACTGGTGGTACACCATTGGGATGCGGACGAATAATGACCTCTATCAAGGTTCAGTGTTTTTGTTGCTGTTAGCAGCATTGTTCTTGTTTGCTGGTTGGCTCCACTTGCAACCTAAATATCGTCCCAGCTTGGCTTGGTTCAAGAGTGCTGAACCTCGTTTGAATCACCACCTGGCAGGTTTGTTTGGTGTTAGCTCTCTAGCTTGGGCTGGACATCTTATTCACGTTGCCATTCCCGAATCTCGCGGTCAGCATGTTGGTTGGAATAATTTTCTCACTACCTTACCTCACCCAGCAGGTTTAGCACCTTTCTGGAGGGGTGACTGGGGTGTATACGCTCAGAATCCTGATACAGCAGGGCATCTGTTTGGCACATCTCAAGGCGCAGGGACTGCTATTCTGACTTTTTTGGGTGGTTTCCATCCCCAGACTGAATCGCTATGGCTGACCGATATGGCTCATCACCATTTAGCGATCGCAGTCATCTTTATCGTTGCCGGTCACATGTACCGGACTAACTTCGGGATTGGTCACAGCATCAAAGAGATGCTCAACTCCAAAAAATTCTTTGGCATCCAAACTGAAGGTCAGTTCAACTTACCGCACCAAGGGCTATACGACACCTATAACAACTCGCTGCACTTCCAGTTATCTTTACACTTGGCAGCGTTGGGTACTGCCCTGTCGTTAGTAGCACAGCACATGTACTCGATGCCTCCTTACGCCTTCATCGGTAAGGACTACACAACACAGGCGGCACTGTACACTCATCACCAGTACATCGCTGGGTTCTTGATGATTGGTGCATTCGCTCATGCTGGTATCTTCTGGGTTCGGGATTACGACCCAGAGCAAAACAAAGGCAACGTCCTGGAGCGTGTACTTCAGCATAAAGAAGCGATTATTTCTCACTTAAGTTGGGTGTCGCTATTCTTAGGCTTTCACACCCTCGGATTGTACGTCCACAACGATGTTGTAGTTGCCTTTGGCACTCCTGAAAAGCAAATTTTGATTGAGCCAGTATTTGCTCAATTCATCCAATCTGCTCACGGGAAACTACTGTATGGGATGGATACTTTACTATCTAACCCAGATAGCATTGCCTACACAGCTTGGCCCAATTACGGTAACGTTTGGTTGCCAAACTGGACAGCAGCGATTAATTCCGGTACTAACTCCCTGTTCTTGACGATTGGGCCTGGTGATTTCCTGGTTCACCATGCGATCGCTTTAGGGTTGCACACTACCACATTAATTTGTGTCAAGGGCGCATTGGATGCTCGTGGTACCAAATTGATGCCTGATAAAAAGGACTTCGGCTTCACCTTCCCCTGCGATGGGCCTGGTCGGGGTGGTACTTGCCAAACTTCCTCTTGGGAACAGTCTTTTTATCTCGCCATCTTCTGGATGCTGAATCTCCTTGGTTGGGTGACTTTTTATTGGCATTGGAAGCATCTAGGCGTTTGGCAAGGTAACGTCGCTCAATTCAATGAGAACTCTACATACCTGATGGGTTGGTTCCGTGATTACCTCTGGGCTAACTCCGCTCAGTTGATTAACGGTTATAACCCCTACGGCACAAATAATTTGTCTGTCTGGGCTTGGATGTTCCTCTTTGGACACCTGGTTTGGGCAACTGGTTTCATGTTCTTGATTAGCTGGCGTGGCTACTGGCAAGAGTTAATTGAAACTCTTGTCTGGGCACACGAACGCACTCCGCTAGCTAACTTAGTTCACTGGAAAGATAAGCCTGTTGCTCTGTCTATTGTCCAGGGTTGGTTAGTAGGTCTAGCTCACTTTACAGTTGGCTACATCCTTACTTATGCAGCATTCCTCATAGCTTCAACTGCCGGGAAATTCGGTTGA
- a CDS encoding phytanoyl-CoA dioxygenase family protein: protein MVQSIGGIAKYSATDLDRFAQELNKDGICVIPGVFEQKLIDEWTQAFEKLFHERQNQPGGLAPREISRYYLTLPWIYPFANELVFANPVIMGVLERVFFQEYVMVQMGVDVPFQGSDYQEIHRDFRPLFSDGLRPAVGDRIVTPLYALAVNFPLVEVTAENGPFQMARGTHVLPREEGLKKVASGEIPMESFYMQPGDVMVRSPLALHRGSPNRTNQPRPMVVMGYAMHWLHTPKVELTLQQDYYESLPVEMRQMLRCQVVEQLPKEKLETYVNFKY, encoded by the coding sequence ATGGTTCAAAGTATAGGCGGTATAGCGAAATATTCAGCTACCGACCTAGACCGATTTGCTCAAGAACTGAATAAAGACGGAATTTGTGTCATTCCTGGTGTTTTTGAGCAAAAATTAATTGACGAGTGGACACAAGCTTTTGAAAAATTATTTCACGAGCGTCAAAATCAACCAGGTGGGTTGGCTCCTCGTGAAATTTCCCGCTACTATCTGACCTTGCCTTGGATTTATCCATTCGCTAATGAATTGGTTTTTGCCAACCCAGTGATTATGGGTGTCCTAGAGCGCGTGTTTTTCCAAGAATACGTGATGGTTCAGATGGGGGTTGATGTCCCATTTCAGGGTTCAGATTATCAGGAGATCCATCGGGATTTTCGCCCATTGTTTAGCGATGGGCTACGCCCCGCCGTAGGCGATCGCATTGTAACCCCACTTTACGCCCTAGCAGTTAACTTTCCCCTGGTGGAAGTAACCGCAGAAAACGGCCCGTTCCAAATGGCACGAGGTACTCATGTATTACCGCGAGAAGAAGGATTAAAGAAGGTTGCTAGTGGTGAAATTCCGATGGAATCCTTTTATATGCAGCCTGGTGACGTGATGGTGCGATCGCCTTTAGCACTGCATCGGGGTTCCCCAAATCGGACAAACCAGCCAAGACCTATGGTAGTCATGGGCTATGCAATGCATTGGTTGCACACACCAAAAGTAGAATTGACTCTCCAACAAGACTACTATGAGAGCCTACCGGTGGAGATGAGACAGATGCTGCGGTGTCAGGTAGTTGAACAGTTACCTAAAGAAAAACTTGAAACTTATGTAAATTTCAAGTATTAG